A genomic window from Papaver somniferum cultivar HN1 unplaced genomic scaffold, ASM357369v1 unplaced-scaffold_15, whole genome shotgun sequence includes:
- the LOC113335619 gene encoding sphinganine C4-monooxygenase 1-like produces MVFWEDYLSDEAMGIIAPVVVYWLYAGVYHLLPPLDHYRLHTRKEKEAQNVVPLPTVIKGVLLQQSIQATVAYSLFLINNSMWSSSEVVVQPSLPIQLLQFIVAMLVTDAWQYFVHRYMHQNKFLYRHVHSQHHRVVVPYAFGAFYSHPLEGLLLDTFGGVVSFLISGMTARTSVFFFSFTMVKAIDDHSGLWLPGYNLFQLVFPNNSAYHDIHHYGLRGVKYNYSQPFFIFWDKLLGTYMPYTLVKRPEGGFEVRPLK; encoded by the exons ATGGTGTTTTGGGAAGATTATTTGAGTGATGAAGCAATGGGTATAATTGCTCCAGTAGTTGTATATTGGTTATATGCAGGAGTTTATCACCTGTTACCTCCATTAGATCATTATCGTTTACatacaagaaaagagaaagaagcaCAAAATGTGGTTCCACTTCCTACTGTAATTAAAGGTGTTCTATTGCAACAGTCCATTCAAGCTACTGTGGCATATTCATTGTTCTTG ATTAATAATTCTATGTGGAGCTCATCTGAAGTTGTGGTTCAGCCCTCTCTTCCAATACAGTTATTGCAGTTTATTGTGGCCATGTTGGTCACGGATGCATGGCAGTACTTTGTGCACCGCTACATGCACCAAAATAAGTTTCTCTATCGACATGTTCACTCTCAACATCACAGGGTGGTCGTTCCTTACGCATTTGGGGCCTTTTATAGCCACCCGCTAGAGGGTCTTTTGCTCGATACATTTGGCGGTGTCGTCTCGTTCTTGATTTCAGGCATGACAGCACGGACgtctgtgtttttcttttcttttactatGGTCAAAGCTATTGATGATCATTCCGGGCTCTGGCTGCCTGGTTATAACCTCTTCCAACTTGTATTCCCAAACAACTCCGCTTACCATGATATCCATCATTATGGATTAAGAGGAGTAAAGTATAATTATTCACAACCATTTTTCATATTTTGGGATAAATTACTCGGGACATACATGCCTTATACTCTTGTGAAGCGACCTGAAGGAGGATTCGAAGTAAGGCCACTAAAATAA